In the Fusarium falciforme chromosome 6, complete sequence genome, ATTGCCCTATAACGGACTGGCTCCGTTGTAAACAACCATCGCTTGTAgactcttttctttcttttgttTTGACTTCTTTATGGATCAATGTGTCATGTATTTCATCAGTGGGAAAATGTACCAAGGGAAACTGGATATGGAATACAGAACACGGAACAGGGAAGGAAAATTGGGAAGGCCTTTCGTCTTTAATGCGTGTTTGTATAGGATTTGTTTCATGTACGGTATATCACGACTGAGATGATCTAGCCGGCGAGATTGCTGGCGGCTGTGTACGAAGTATGAACATGGCGAGAGATAGATACccgagatgagatgaaccTGGAGGCTGGAATTTGTGTTTGATATGATGGGGACCAGCTGTGAGCCTGATGAATTTGGAAGTTGGCCATGTGTGTTTAAACTTGATGAATATTGTCTTGTACTGAATTTGGTAAAGAATCAATATCTACACAAATTTGAACCGCTGGCTAGCTATAAACGAGTCTTGTGTGATGCAAAGCGTAACCAAATGACGACTGTCTCTAGATACTGTATCAAGGACAAACCTCTAGTTATCTACGTCATAAGCTCCCTCTCTAGCTTATCCCACCACCCCCTGGCATTCACATCGGTTGACTCAGGCGCCGGTCCCATGGCCCGGACTCTGGCTACCGGCGTGCGCTTCCACTCAACCACTTTCATCGTCGGGACCCGTGGCCACTTGAAATTCGGATCGTCTAGGTTGAACTTGCCCTGTTTCGCCATGGCTTTCACCTCCGGACCACCCCTATCTTGGGGTAGCGACTTTCGTGCCTTGCGGGACCAGGTGAACCGGGGGACTGACATGTCTCGCTTGATACACACGTGGCCCTGCGCAGTGCGGTAGCGCACCTGATCGTGGAAGAATTCTCTGAATTCCTCGACGATTTCTGGGACGACGACCTGCATGAAGTGCCCGTTGCGCTGCCACTTGCACGCCGAGGCGCTGCTGAGGAGATTGTTGAGCCAGGTGGCAATGTGGTACCAGACGTGCTCCTTCTGAGTCTCTATCTGAATGCGTCGGTGACTAGGCCGTGAGAATTCCTGGAGGACTTCATCGAAAACAATGTCTTCGTGCTGCTGCTCGAGGTGGCGGTAGTAAGGGATAGCGTAACCTCGCATAAGATCAAGTGCAGGCCGGAATTTACGTTGAATGATGAGCGTCTTGATGTAGACGCTGTAATCTTCAAAGGTTGGCTCGACATTGTATGGAGCAGAGGTCATGGTTTCCCAGATCCTCTGAATATCGAAGGGTTTCACGACGTTGGCCGCATAGTCGCCCATCAGTTTTCGTTGAGGTTGGAACGGCTTCGAGGCGCAGACATATGCCCAGTTGAGCAGACTGGACCACGTTTCGTGAGGAATCTTGATATTATGCCACTTGGAGAAGTGAATAAGAAGCTCCTTTGCCGTGGTGATGCGGGACATGCAACCGAACGACTCGACAATGGCGCTGAGGATCCTCTCGGTGGGTTCTCGCGGGTTGCCTTCGCGGAAATTCTTCCCTCCCCTTGCGACCGTGATGCCTTCATTCTCTGTGAATTTGAGACGGAAGCCTCTCAAAGTGACAACTCCCCTGAGATTTGCAAGGTTGCCGCCCCTTGCAAACGCTATCATGCTTGTGCACAGGAGTTCCTCGTCGACGAGGGTGCCGTACTCCTTTGAGCGCAGCCAGTGCCTTCGATAACCATGGAAGCTCTGCTTTTTACCATGCAACGCTCGGGTGTCCTGGGAAACTCGACGCGGGAGGCGATTGAAAGGTAGCGCACGATGAGCGTTCAAGCTGTACCTTAACCTCTCCATCCTCTTCATACTACCTGGGGGAAGGTAACGTCTTTTTCGTTCTTTGAACATGCGGCGGGCGAGAACAGCAACCCTTGAGCGATCGAATTGGTAGTAAAGGGGATCGATCATGAACCGAGCTTTCACAAACTCGTTCCAGGTTGCCGTggtgcgcttcttctccaagccGCTCTTTGCGATGGCACCAAAGAAATCGGCTGCGGCTACAGGATCCGCAGCAGCACCGGCGCAGCGGATGAATACTTCATAGTCGGTGACGAGAAGATTGCGACCTGTTTCCTGACAAGCATCGAACAAGATCGTCGCAGCATCGAGAAGGGCGCGATGATGGTCTCGCACGCCAAAGTCGTTGACAAGTTTGCCAAGATTGGTGAATTGGGTATGGCCGAGAGAGATATTGAGGCCATGGGCAACATCGTGCTTGCTATTGTTTGCGACAGGATCTATCCATCGTAGAATCTCCGAAAAGGTCGCGACAGGAAGCTCAGCTAGCTCCTGAAGAGCAGCGGTAGCAACGTTGGCATCGACATCTACCAGACTGTCGACCCATTCGTAAAAGTTGGGGAGGATGCGAATATGATCGCAGCATTGTATAGACCTCAGGAGATGATCCAAAGACGACGGATTATCGACACCAGTCTCGTCAGACAGCCAATTGCCCACTTTCCCTGTAAacatcgaggccgaggtcgATGTCGAATGTGTTGCTAGCCATCGTCGGCCCACTACAGCGGGTCGTGCGGGCTCTAGGGACCTTGCCGGTGGGTCATGAATCCGTAGCGTAGTGAGTGGAGTTTGTGAGAGGCGATCGAGACGAGGCCCTCGTCGGAGGGAATGTCTCCAGAGCATGGCACTCGAATTGGCTTCATGAGCGTTGGAAACTGGTgtgagaaagaagagaaaaagaggcgCACTCGACAGGAAGGGATCGGATGCGACATTACCATCTCCTCGTGAGGGGGTGGTTTCGTTTTGGCTGCCGTGTAACCCAATTGAGAAGGTTCAGACCGGTGCCGTGACGGATAAGTAAATGCTGAGACAGCGGATATATGCATCATGGTCATCGCCCCGGTTGGCACATAATGCAGGCAGTTGACCCGAAGATTTTCCCACCAAGCCAGTTCCACAGTCGTGTTTTCCCGCTGGATTTGGTGGTGTTCATAGCCCTGTCTATCGACCAAGCGCCTCTCCAACTGTCAACCCTGGACGTTTTGTCTCTCCGAAACCACATCAACTCATCAAACGAGACTCAGACGATAATATCCTACAGCAACCATGGCCGATGTCGGTGAAGAATCCCACCATGTGTCGGAGCCCCTTGACCTCGTCAGGCTCCTGCTCAACGAGGTCGTCTTTGTGAAGCTTCGAGGAGACCGAGAACTCAAGGGAAAGCTGCATGTGAGTACATACGACACTTGACTGAAAGTACAAGCTCTAATGTGTAAGCTAGGCTTACGATAGTCACTGCAACCTGGTGCtgggagaggttgaggagacAATCTACACagtcgacgaggatgatgaggacgacgaggtcaaggtaTGCCCAATTTTAAACCTGTTACAGCGCAGGCTGGTACTGACGAATTATTCAGACCATTAGCCGGAAATCTGAAATGCTCTTTGTGAGAGGTGAGTGCAGTTTGGTCTCGATGGCCTGTAGCATGCTGACTGTGGATTAGGTGATAGTGTGGTCCTCATTTCACCAGGAGTTCCTTTCTAGACGGAGACATAAAGAGATGTAATTGTGCCTCGCAGACCTCTTATTAGGCAAACACAGCTCTTGAAGATGTGTTGCAGCCACCAGGCTGCGCCATGCTACGGCCAAAATCATGAGCCAGGAACGTGGCTGCCCGAGAGCAAGCTGTTCAAATCAGGACACAGGGGGGAGAAAATATGCTGAAACCCCTTCAGACGGCGCTCCTATCTGTGCCTGGAGGCGAGAGAGCCAGACACAGAAGTATTGTCTCTGGATAGTTCATTCCGTTCAACTTGACAGTCGGGTTGTGAGTTTGAGAGTACAAAAAGAAATCATGAACAGCAATGACTGATGTCCTTGACTACAAATTCCCTTGTGAATGGTGACTACTGTCCATCTCGTCCAACTCCTGACTTCCTCCCTCTCCAGGAGCCTTCGTGGGAGGATATTGCAAGGCATGCACCTACCCATCTCATAATGACCCCGATACTTGAATGAGGCTTGAGACACTAAAGCCACCTCAACCTTGCGTCAGAGGGTCTGTGCGCTaagcagagcagagctcCTGCTCCTTATCGATAAGGCAACCACGGGAGGCGTGGGGACCCCGGCCACTTAACTTACTTAGCTCTGTGAGTAACTCCCCGCGCACGTACACTTCAACTCAACTTCATCTATGACTCTTCCCAGCACGGGATCTCATCAGTCAGACGGCGAGAAGAGGCGCAGCATTATCAAACCATATTTCTGACTACTTATACTCCGTCCGGCCTGGACCACAAGAAGTCCCTTGTTCCAGTTCAATCAATGATCACCCGAATACCTTTCGCCCTGTGATGTTACGAATCGCATGACCTCATCGTTATCATGTCAACCAAACCGTTGGCGCACGAGAAGCGCAAAGGCGAATCGGTTCGCTCTGGCCTCTACATGCTTGAAATGACACATGCTTATTGATTAATCAGGCGCTGAGCGACTTTGCCGAGTATGTTGAGCAACAGCAGAATCTCCGGTACCCGACCGCTAGAACCGCTACTGGGCCAGCTGGCGGGGCCACCGACGGAAATGAGCACCACGAGGAGCTCGACGAGCTGTTTGATAATCTCGACCTCGCCGACTCTGCACCTCGAGTTCCCCTGAAGGATATCCTGCTTGGATCGAACGAGGAGTCTCTGAAACAGTTGGAAGACCTAGTCGCTGATCGGTTAGAAGAGGGCTTCGGGGAGTGTGTGTTCGAAATTGGATACGAGAACAATGGCGACTCGATGGACCTGACCCTCGACGAATGGAATCAAGCGCTTGAGACACTCCAAGCAGCTGCGAAGCGCGTCCGTGCCGACTGCGACCTGCTCCTGACCAAGAATGTTGGTGGTGAAAAGGAGGTCCCCAATACCGGCGACAAACCCATAAAAGACAAGAGCTGCAGCGGCAAGGTTCTCGTTCGACAAGTACCGGCGACAATAGAGGACGTAATTGAAACGAGGATAGCAGTGGTGGGCAATGGTAAGATACTCGGGGGGCTTGCCAGGGACCAACCAGTATTAACACATTGCAGTCGACGCGGGCAAGAGCTCTATGCTTGGTGTGTTGGTTAAGGGGGACCTTGATGACGGTCGAGGAAAGGCTCGAGTGAATCTGTTCCGACACAAGCATGAGATTGAGACAGGTCGAACCAGCTCAGTGGGGATGGAAATCATGGGCTTCGATACCGTGGGACAAGTTGTCACCTCTGACATCCCTGGACGTGAGTGTTGGATGGTCGATGCATTTACGATGGCAGGTCTCCTGACAATCATCTATAGGAAAACTCTCGTGGGAAGAGATCGGAAAGCGAAGCGCCAAAGTTATCACTTTCACCGATTTGGCGGGCCACGAGAGGTATCTCCGAACTACGGTTTTCGGACTGCTTTCGAGCAGCCCTAATTATTGTCTGCTTATGGTTGCAGCCAATAATGGCCTCATCGGAATGAGCAAAGAGCATCTAGGAATTGCTCTGGCTCTTAATGTCCCTGTCATGGTGGTTgtcaccaagatcgacatTTGCCCGCCCAACATTCTGGAGCAGACAATAACGCAGATCACCAAGATCATGAAGAGTCCTGGAGCGCGCAAGATCCCGACCTTCATCAAGACTCGCGAGGAGTGCATAAACACGGCAACTCAGTTCGTCAGCCAACGGATATGCCCTGTGTTCCTCGTGTCCAACGTGACGGGAGAGAATCTCGACCTTGTCAGGACCTTCCTGAACATCCTGCCTCACCACGGACGATATAACTCGGAGGCACCGTTTGAGTTCCATGTCAATGACACGTTCTCAGTGCCTTTCACTGGTACAGTGGTGTCGGGTATTATAAAGTCTGGGGTGATTCACGAGGGAGATAATGTTCTCATTGGACCCGACTCGTTGGGTCAGTTCACGCCGACTGCTATCCGTTCTATTGAGCGTAAGAGGATACGAGTCCCTGCTGCATCGGCAGGTCAGTCTGCCTCTTTCGCTCTTAAGAAGGTCAAGCGCAAGGATGTGAGGAAGGGAATGGTTGTGCTCCCCAAGATTGAGGGTCAGCCTACGCCCAAGGTGCACCGAGAATTCATTGCAGAGGGTGAGTATCTGAATTATTCCACTGTGTTATAACCTCTAACGTTGGTAGTGCTCATTCTCTCTCACGCGACAACCATCAAGACCAAGTATCAGGCCATGCTTCACGTCGGCCCTGTCTCCCAGACGTGTGCTATCATTGACATTGATCGCGAGCTCATCCGAACTGGTGACCGCGCAACCGTCGCGTTCCGCTTCGTCCAACGTCCAGAGTACCTCGCACCGGGCGACAGACTTTTGTTCCGTGAAGGCCGTACCAAGGGCTTGGGCATTGTGAAGTCGGTCGGATACGACCCTGAGCACCCGTTGATGTCGAATAAGaacgatgaggagaagaagagtgaGCCAGTCAATGCTGAAGTCAGCGTCGGCGCCTAATGATGGGTTGTCTGTAGGAGATTTTGGAAGAAGTGATGTTGGGCCACGGCCATGACGATGACATGAAAGACGGATAAGGGGGCGTTTTGGGTTCAGGATTATTATCTCGGGTTTGCATTTGTATTCCATGGAAGTGGTGCAAGGCTTGTCTCTCTTTACTGTATTAGTTCGTTACATGTTTGATAATTCCTATTACGCCTTCATCCACATACTTGACCGCCCACCCTCTCTCAATGTCCTTACGTCCCCTAAATTCATGATTCCTCCATTCTTGCAGAAGAAGCCAAACACTCT is a window encoding:
- a CDS encoding U6 snRNA-associated Sm-like protein LSm3, with translation MADVGEESHHVSEPLDLVRLLLNEVVFVKLRGDRELKGKLHAYDSHCNLVLGEVEETIYTVDEDDEDDEVKTISRKSEMLFVRGDSVVLISPGVPF
- a CDS encoding Tr-type G domain-containing protein — protein: MSTKPLAHEKRKGESALSDFAEYVEQQQNLRYPTARTATGPAGGATDGNEHHEELDELFDNLDLADSAPRVPLKDILLGSNEESLKQLEDLVADRLEEGFGECVFEIGYENNGDSMDLTLDEWNQALETLQAAAKRVRADCDLLLTKNVGGEKEVPNTGDKPIKDKSCSGKVLVRQVPATIEDVIETRIAVVGNVDAGKSSMLGVLVKGDLDDGRGKARVNLFRHKHEIETGRTSSVGMEIMGFDTVGQVVTSDIPGRKLSWEEIGKRSAKVITFTDLAGHERYLRTTVFGLLSSSPNYCLLMVAANNGLIGMSKEHLGIALALNVPVMVVVTKIDICPPNILEQTITQITKIMKSPGARKIPTFIKTREECINTATQFVSQRICPVFLVSNVTGENLDLVRTFLNILPHHGRYNSEAPFEFHVNDTFSVPFTGTVVSGIIKSGVIHEGDNVLIGPDSLGQFTPTAIRSIERKRIRVPAASAGQSASFALKKVKRKDVRKGMVVLPKIEGQPTPKVHREFIAEVLILSHATTIKTKYQAMLHVGPVSQTCAIIDIDRELIRTGDRATVAFRFVQRPEYLAPGDRLLFREGRTKGLGIVKSVGYDPEHPLMSNKNDEEKKSEPVNAEVSVGA